GTATCTGTAAGAGCTACTGTAGAAAAAACAGCATGTTGTTAGACACCGCATTTGATGGGCTACTTCTTTCAGATGGAGACGATAGCAGCAGGGCCCCGGGGCCGAGGCTGCAGCATCAGCATGGGAGCCACCAGCGCTGTCTCTATTACAAGTAGTGGTGCAAGTGGCCAAGGTCCAATGCAGCAGTTCTTTACCAAACTGCGGCGCCACGCAAGCCTGGAAGGGGCCAGTCCATATTTCAAGATTAAGAAATGGAAGCTGGACAGCAGCCAGAGAGCGTCAAGTCTCGACATGAGAGGTAGCAGATATTCCATCCCATCTATTGAGGAAAGGAACAGTGGCACAATTCTTCAATTTCAGTGTGCTAATCATTAGTGAATGAAATGCATATTTGATgataaattaagattttttaataatgtttcccTTCTCGATATGACTACAACACAGTactgctatttttttctcagaTTTTTGGGTCAAAACTGAAAGATATGTGGCTTAGCTGTTTCCACAAAAATAAACCAGAATATACTGTGAGGGGCCTATTGGCTGCTCTGGTTGTTTGGAtatgcacaaacacacagaggACAGATGGCTTTTGGAAGAAAACTTTAGCTGTTCCAAGTCGATCTAAATCCTTGAGTGAATTTGCTACCTACAGCAGGAGCAGTTTTTCATTATCCCAAGACTCGAAAGATGATCTGAAAATATCCTTAACAGCTGATGGTAGAGATAATAAGAATTAAGTGTCCCCCACCAGCCTGCAGTCGCCAAACTTTCTTAATTTCTTCCTTCTACTCTCTTTTGCTTTGATTAGGTTCGCCAAAAAGACGGCAGTTCCAGCGTCAGAGAGCAGCTAGTGAGAGCATGGACCAAGAagacaatgacacacacaaTATTGACCTCATTCAGTACATCGCCCGCACCCGAGACATTACCTACAGCACCAGCCAGCCTGTGCGCTCACCTTCATCTGCTCCACCCCCTTCCCTCGGCAGGTATCTTTAATTCCCTTGCCATTCATCCTGTCCACTGCTTTGCTTTGCAACCATTTAGCCTAAAACATTTAGCGAAGATATGTTACAGTTCTTCAGGGTTCCATACATTTGAACCAGTCCGTAATACTGTGCTACTGAGCTAAGATAAATATAAAGACATGCCATGGCAGCCATTGCAAGTCATGACAATCATTCCGTGCCCTGTGGAACAAAAACATGACGATGAACAATGTCATATTCAAAGTAATGTTCTGACATTCTGTCATTCTGTCTATTTCCTTTCCACTTCACATGTGCGCAACCACAGGGTAGAGGTAGAGGTGATGGTGGAGCCCACCTGCAGCCATACTGGAGCAGGGGTAATTGGCCTGTCCCCTGATCCCCAAAATGAAGGGCTTTCCCTGGAGACAAGGGAAAGCCCAGAGCCTCTTCCCCTTCAGGATCCCCAAACACTTTACAGAGACATTTGGACCTTACGTGCATCACTGGAACAATATGCTGCCTCTGACCAAAGCAGCAACAATGATAGGAACTCTGTCTGCAGCGATGTTGACAGCATCTGTACggaaaaagaaagagaagagCTCCCCAGCTGCTCATCCCAGGATCTGGGAGACGAAATGGAAGGTACAGAGGATAATAAGGAATTTTTAATGTACATAGATGAGACGTTGCGGGCGAAGGGTGTGCGTAGTAGGAGACATCAAAGTACTGACTCTGACCGAGATGGGAGTGACGCGGAACCGTGTACTCGTAAATTATTGCAAATGGATAGTGGCTATGCGTCAATAGAAGCCCCGTCCCGTGGTCCTGAAGACTTACGGATGTTTGGAAGCAGCAGCCCGAAGGAAAGAACCGCCCACGAGAAGAGGCACCGCTTCACCAAGGCAGGACGATCTGGTACGATCGGTGAGAGCTTTGAATCTCACCTCTATGAGGAGGAGCCAGATGATGAGCAATTGCTGGGTGCCAGTGGGGGAGTTTCCATAGAAACTGGTGTCGGTCCACCGAGTTGGTTTCCATATGGTCAGATGATCACCCCTCGGGAGGCTTCACAACCTCCCATCCAACCACCTCTCACCCTTCATCGGAGAGACTACAGCATTGATGAGAAAACCGATGCACTCTTCCATGAGTTTCTCCGTCATGACCCTCAGTTTGACCAGCAGGAGTCGCCGCTAAGAAAGCACCGGTCCCGTATACACCTGCGAAAGCAGTGGCAGCGGCACAAGCAGTGGAGCGACCCTGGTGTCAGACACTTCCATTCCTCTTTTGAGAGACAACGAACTCCACTAAGGAGGGGTGACAGTGTCAACTGCCCTATGGATACGAGCTACCACAGCATTCTCCCACGCATTGTCAGCGCACCAGACGAGGAGAGCAGCGACCGCAGCACGCCCGAAACTCCAAAGATAGAGACTACAGCAAATAAGATTGCAGGGAAGGAGGAAGAGCAAAGTTACAGCGTAGACCAGACATCGTCACCACATCTTCAACCACCCATTTGTGAGAAAGACGAAGGGCACAGTGAGCATCTGGAGCCTCAAGAGGACAGCAAACCTCCCGGACACCTCCTTGAACCCTTGGACGAGAGGTCGCCGCTTCAGCCGCCTTCTTCCTCGGGCTACGGCCCACAAACCATCATGGCAGAGCTCACGGACAAACTGACTTCGAACGTAGACGAGAGGCTATATATGAGCCTTCGAAGGACCAAGGACCCAGCAAACGAGTGTTTGACGGTGACAGCTACCCATGCTTCTCCTGATCACAGTCCAGTGTAGCCACACTCGTCTTTATGGACGACCACATAGCTGCTGATAAACACCGATTTTGTTTGTCCTCAGTTGGTTCACAATGAATTTAAAATTAGATCAACTAATTTACCAGGTGGTACAGTTCACTTTGCTTTCTTATAGTACTATTTGAAATATTAAACATCTAGCTAGACATTCGAATGTGATGATGTTACCCATCAGTACACAATCGAGTCGTGCATGCATATCCAAACTAAAACGTTATATCCATTATAGTTTTTAATAGCACTTTTTTTGTCGTCTGTTGCCACTCAAAAGTGGCATGTATATCTTGGCCACTCACTTGGAAAAGTTAGCTAGCTCCGCCTTCCTGTAGTGTACCCTCACTAAAACAGAACTATTTTCGTCATCGTCTTTACAACATTAAAGGgtagaaatgtattttaaaataaataaataaaggattgcgatccttgtgaggataagcacggaaaatgaatgaataaatgtcattccaaaattgattaaaaaaaatcccgttctGAGGCAATCTATgggtttatttttgtaattttaatcatttgtaaaACTGAAGGTAATGATTCAATGGTCcataaattgttgaattttttatgCTGTTATGTTACGGACAAGGTTAACTCGTACTCTGAGTGGCAAGTGAAGTGGTTCAGGTGTAGACAAAATACTATATTCCAGATTTAAGTTATTTTGtaactatttatatatttgtttttttatgccaCTGTGGAAGTTGTTTTATgcctattatttaaaaatgtgaattgaATTTCTGAAGCCCAAATATTGCCCACAGGGTGTTTCAGGTTGAGCTAGTTGTTTAAGTTTGTTCTTTTCCTAATCAAAACTGTCacaattgttgttttatttatatttgtctgGATGTAAACAGGCACACGTCGCAATTGCATTAGACAACAGTGACAGTTTCCCTGGGCGGTTAGCTAACCAGCTGCTCATAATTATTCTTGTATATCTCACAGGAAAACATTGAATTATTTGCAAAACACAATGTTGCTTCTGATGGAACAATGACGTAGTTTGCCTTGAcatattttcttccaaaatcaACATAAATGTTATCGATCGTGAGTtgctaaatatatttttatatgtgtTTTAGTGTGAAAATCTTAGAGATGGCAATCCATTTCTAATCTGTAAAGTACTACGACAACACTAAACATAAGATGTAGGTACAGCCCAGTTCTGGTTTTGTTGATGTTTGCCATTTCGTGATTGCAATGAGATAAGAGACCCGCTCCCACGGATGTTTGCGGTTTTTGCTGGATTTTTATGAAAGGCATGAATTCTTATGCATGAGGCTCGACAGAAAAGGCTTTATTCGCCTGGCGTATGACATCTTGGTTTTTCTCGTGCGTGTATTCTCATccgttcttaaaaaaaaatgactgcaatATACGTAGATGGCTGCCTACTCGCAATCCACACACTAACCAATCATTTTGCGCACCTAGATCTCTGCTCGATTATAAGCCTGTTTTGATGATAGAACACTATTCCCTGGGGCTTCCAGCTTCATGCGCAGCTAGGGGAGCCTCTGCACAGTGTGGTGTTGAATATGAATCATAACAGCAGCGGGGAAGCCCTTGTTTCGTGTCTTCTCTTTCCCTTTTTGATCCTGTTGCACCGCAGTGTATCTTCAGTTCAGATTTGAGGGATGAAGTCAAGTTGAAGCAGCTTGGTACTAAAAATTCAATCACCATTTTGCATTAAGGATGCTGTTTAATTAGTTCATTTGAACAAATTTGAAGAAATTTTGATCTATTGACCTCACGCTGTCACATAAACTGTATGGTGCTAAAGGAAAGTGTTTGCCTTGAGATGTCATTTTCACTGaaaatatttgatgtttttgttAGATATTCTTCTCCaggatgtatttatttattgacttttcATTACtattttaaaagacattttttggcatatctttaaCCTCCCCTGGCATGGACATTATACATTATTTTCAGGCATTCCTCTGTTGCATCTTAAATGAAACCTTTGAGAAagcaaatcaaaaaaataaaattgtgaatGTGTTGTTAAAATGGTTAAGTTATTCAAATGAAACTCTTGCATAAAACTTACACAATCTTTCTGAGAGACGTACAAACAAGGCAAACCAATCACTTGACCTCCTCAGGAGAGGAAATAAATGAGCCTTGTCTGCGTCTTTGATTGGACTCTATGGCGAGGATGATGCTCCTTTTCCAGGCCGCCCAGATTAGATCTCCCTCCTCTTGAGGCTGAGTGGACTCGGAGGCTCATTAGGGAACAATGGCACTGATGGAAGGAAGTGATTTCAAATAAGTAGAGGGCGCAGTGGGCTCTTCTTTATTTTCTTCCTCTTCTAATCTAATCACATCTGATCTGAGGACACACATTCCTAGCCTAGCATATTCAGCGTTATACAACAAATGCTCTATAACCCTTTTCTCAAGAGTAATATGAAGATGGGAATCAAATATTGCTTTCAAGTGATGAGTAATGAATACTCATCAGATTCAAAGGACAAAAGGCACTGGACATTAATCCCGGGCAATTGTGACCACTAAGAATACAGACAATGGATGTGTTTAAAGAGGCCAAAAAGTAGCTAAATCAGACagaaatcaattaaaaataaaactgccCAGAGAATAATGTATCCCAAATGCCAGTCTGTGAATTAATGAATAGTGCAAAAAAGAgatatatgcttttttttaatctagagTCTAGACTTGGGAATGCATCACAAATCATTTATTGGTTTTTTGCTCCCATTTGATATAATTCCGAGCAATTTCTTTCCAACTGAATTGGAAAGAGGACAGCGCAGGAGTTACAGTGCATTACTTTTCCCCACAAATATCATAAAAGTAAGTCAAGCAGAGTGTCAGACACACAATTGGTTATATTAGTTTCATTACTTATGTCAAGGTGACACAGAAATGGTGAcggtaacatttttatttgaatgttgATCATCCTGACCGTgaccaaaatacatttgaaacaaTGTTAACTTTGTATCAAGTGACAACATTTATTGAATATCATAAGTATTCACTCATACTCATGTCATTCATGGGAGTAACCAAGATCCTAATTATCTGAAGCAGTAAAAGTCTTATGAAGGTAATCAATCGACTGTTTttctcggtactcggacgtttcgtcgaaagacgtttggtccccggacgtttggtcgaccggacgtttggtccccggacgtttggtcgaccggacatttggtagaacggacatttggtcgccaggttgttactgttgaaaccaggtctcaaaattataatcatgagagagagtgagtttaatatctaaatatctaatatcaaaatatcaacagtaaactctgtcataatttgacagcgagcaaacccggcgaccaaacatccgttcgaccaaatgtccggtcgaccaaacgtccggtcgaccaaacgtccggggaccaaacatccggtgaccaaacgtctttcgacgaaacgtccggtcacggtttttcTCAGTCGCATTGGTACATTTTTCAGATTCGAATTGAAATTCTCAAAACTACTTGTTTAATCTTCCTACCATTGTTTCTCGTTTCTTTGAAAGAGTTGCAAATCGTATGGCACATCCAAGAaaataattctttaaaaatgccttGCTTATGTCACATTGctcaaaatgtattatttcagGTCTCTATTGAACAGTCTCAACTCCCAACAAAATTAAGGAATTAGTTCATTAGTCTTTACATGCATTAGTGCAACCAATGAGCAACCAGTTTTCTTAAATAGATTAAAGCTGCATCTCATGAACCATTAAGATAGGTATAGATAGACAGAGAGATAACAACAAGGGAAATTTTGCTTTCTAAAAAGCTAATGGCTAAGTCTACCGAATTATCATTTGAATGAGCATTGCGAACAAAATGTGTGTTTCCGCAGTCTCCTCCCATTTATTATATCATATAATTTGACCATTATCCCAGCAAAATCATGTCCCATTTggagataaaaaataatagtgGTAATTGCGGCTTTCCCAGCTTTTTCGTGTCGTGCCCTTGCCCGCCCGCCCACGTGCTGCACGAGTCAAGTCACCGCGCACATGAATGAGCACGTATTCCTCCTCACCCTCCTCCTCACGACACCTCCCCTCCCCCCGAGAGATGCTGTGAGGAAAACCCACTGTTCTCCCTCCATCTCGGctccgtctccatgtgcccaCGCAATTACCAAGAGATCGCCTTTTCGCAAGAGCGCCTCCAGGCGCCATATTTGGATTTGCAAAAAATGTATGACTCACTGGCTTCCTTGTGCTTTCCATTGGATGCTGTAAAACATTGGAGTTCTCACCTACTAAAATGGGACTAATATTCGCGAGAACGTTGACACTAAAATATACAACATAAGGTACTGTCTAGGCCTGAAATAATATTCCCAGgcactttttttaaagtctacCAGAATTTCAGTCCCGGCCTTCAGCAAAGGCGAGCTAGGCAGTTGGCTGAGGCGCCAGCAAAAGGAGGGAGCGCCAAATTGCTttggagcaggggtgtcagactcgggttggttcgcgggccgctttaacgtcaacttgatttcacgtgggccggaccattttagatataatatttagattttttttaataaatggatgaaaagaactggattaaaatccctgaatattcagtttttttatatatctaaaacaatgtatattttagcttttttaaaatatatatttttagattttacaaaatgatttttgaactaaaaacacagaaaaaaacgattaaaaaaatacaattattgatttaaaagcgggaaaatcaggaaatttaatatacatctatactctttattttaatttgatcctaaaacagaaagtcggccctcatgatttactttcccgggccacacaaaatgatgcggtgggccagatttggcccccgggccgccactttgacatgtgtgctttggaggaaaaaaaatatttggaaaaacaaactaTGACATATAAATCTGCAATCCGTAGTCAGACCATAATCTACTGCCCTTACGTATCATCCCACTGTGTcagcagtgaatgaatgaaagttgttgtttttctaaacctgGAAACAGGTAAACgttaatttatttcataaatacggCATGTGTTGCAACAGATCTGAGAAAAACCCTCAAAAGCTGATTAAGCAGCATCCTTCACTCATGTCCAACCCATGTATCGTACCGCCACCTTCCTCGCTCTCTCTGGTCCAACTTAACTTCCCCATCCTTCCTCACTAGCCTTCTCCATCTCTCCAGGGAAACTAAAAGTTCCCTTCCAATTTATTGCATGTCAACATCGACGGCTTGACAGCCACACGCACCCACGCAGCTACCAGTTAATTAAAGCTCGGTGAGATACGATAGGTTGATGGCACAAGCTGTCAACTTGTACAGCGCTTGTTAGTGTATGATACCTTGTGCTGCCCTTACCCTAAAGGCTCATTTATTCTCTTCTTGGAAGTCTTTGGTCCACACGAACTGTTAATATTGTGTCATGAGTTTGAGTCGCAGATATGAAGCCAACGTTGCAGACCGGAAACGGTGGACACGGCAATGAGATTTCGTGATGGAAATTTCCAGAGCAGGCTCGTAAATGAGATcagatgaaaatgtatttagaaTTACATGTGCGTCTTTGCAGGAGGTTATTTTTAGTTTTCCGTTCTGAGTAAGACTTTGTAGTTGCAGATTCGGGTTTAGTCTTAGATTGATTGTTGCAATTTAGATTTGTTTAGGGtggaatttgaaaaacaatctaccaatgtaaaaatatatcattagTCTTATTTTACTCTTTTATATTTAtggcatttatttgttttacaaaCAAACATTGACGTTGgcatggtgtcaaagtggttagcacgtcaaccTCCCATTTTCGGAGATTGacggttcaatccccagtgggttccaatgt
Above is a genomic segment from Stigmatopora argus isolate UIUO_Sarg chromosome 8, RoL_Sarg_1.0, whole genome shotgun sequence containing:
- the cbarpb gene encoding voltage-dependent calcium channel beta subunit-associated regulatory protein, which encodes MSYESTVWNIQPENATDLPLETEGQQDGYILLLVILSIFLVGTLIFIAIVLITCRRCCRGDRCCDSGNDDAEKTNATYATEESQPTHEITIKVDESDCLSMASSHDQETERFLSTGTMGRRVSFNEAALFDHSKKAQEKGRRYTLTEGDFHHLKNARLTHLHIPPPALKIVTIHECDSAENTISTSTRPVAKSALSIFQPMLCPLPQTALTNLSPNSSCALPGDTLNSTVVEASCSPNTTAKTNGGSMETIAAGPRGRGCSISMGATSAVSITSSGASGQGPMQQFFTKLRRHASLEGASPYFKIKKWKLDSSQRASSLDMRGSPKRRQFQRQRAASESMDQEDNDTHNIDLIQYIARTRDITYSTSQPVRSPSSAPPPSLGRVEVEVMVEPTCSHTGAGVIGLSPDPQNEGLSLETRESPEPLPLQDPQTLYRDIWTLRASLEQYAASDQSSNNDRNSVCSDVDSICTEKEREELPSCSSQDLGDEMEGTEDNKEFLMYIDETLRAKGVRSRRHQSTDSDRDGSDAEPCTRKLLQMDSGYASIEAPSRGPEDLRMFGSSSPKERTAHEKRHRFTKAGRSGTIGESFESHLYEEEPDDEQLLGASGGVSIETGVGPPSWFPYGQMITPREASQPPIQPPLTLHRRDYSIDEKTDALFHEFLRHDPQFDQQESPLRKHRSRIHLRKQWQRHKQWSDPGVRHFHSSFERQRTPLRRGDSVNCPMDTSYHSILPRIVSAPDEESSDRSTPETPKIETTANKIAGKEEEQSYSVDQTSSPHLQPPICEKDEGHSEHLEPQEDSKPPGHLLEPLDERSPLQPPSSSGYGPQTIMAELTDKLTSNVDERLYMSLRRTKDPANECLTVTATHASPDHSPV